The proteins below come from a single Candidatus Flexicrinis affinis genomic window:
- a CDS encoding DJ-1/PfpI family protein, which produces MPRKLAIVMFDDVEVLDFAGPYEVFAVARDMQTDEPLFDVYLVAEDLRPITARNRLSINPHYTFFTAPEPDIVLVPGGDGRRREMHNPATLEWVAKRGEAAEHVLSVCTGAFILAGAGLLHGLAATTYHRSFDELAAFAPDVQLRPGQRWVDNGKVITSAGVSAGIDMALHVIEVLHGPDQALHTARYMEYEYYPRPAAD; this is translated from the coding sequence ATGCCCCGCAAACTTGCGATTGTGATGTTCGATGATGTCGAGGTGCTCGACTTTGCCGGCCCCTACGAAGTGTTCGCCGTGGCGCGTGACATGCAGACGGACGAGCCGCTTTTCGACGTGTACCTCGTCGCTGAAGACCTGCGGCCGATTACCGCGCGCAATCGTCTGAGCATCAACCCGCACTACACGTTTTTCACCGCGCCGGAACCGGACATTGTGCTGGTGCCGGGAGGGGATGGGCGCCGCCGCGAGATGCACAACCCGGCCACGTTGGAGTGGGTCGCCAAGCGCGGCGAAGCGGCTGAACACGTGCTGTCGGTGTGCACCGGCGCGTTCATCCTCGCTGGCGCGGGTCTTCTGCACGGGCTGGCCGCGACGACCTATCATCGGTCGTTCGATGAACTGGCGGCTTTCGCGCCGGATGTGCAGCTTCGCCCGGGACAGCGGTGGGTCGACAACGGCAAGGTCATCACCTCCGCCGGTGTTTCGGCTGGGATTGACATGGCGCTGCACGTGATCGAGGTGCTGCACGGCCCGGATCAGGCGCTGCATACCGCACGCTATATGGAGTACGAGTACTACCCGCGCCCCGCGGCGGACTGA
- a CDS encoding DJ-1/PfpI family protein, which translates to MRRKIAILIFDEVEVLDFAGPFEVFSVTRDPDTREPLFDVMLVAETQEPVAARGDFRVVPHYTLENCPTPDIILVPGGNTAVVRESARVLDWLRAHAGIEQILSVCTGAMILGKAGLLDGLSATTYHTAFERLAEIVPSVTLRRGERWVDNGQVVTSAGVSAGIDMALYVVEKLCGKPTAERTARSMEYDYYPR; encoded by the coding sequence GTGCGCCGCAAAATCGCCATCCTCATCTTCGACGAGGTCGAAGTCCTCGACTTCGCCGGCCCGTTCGAGGTATTTTCCGTGACCCGCGACCCGGACACGCGCGAGCCCCTGTTCGACGTGATGCTTGTCGCTGAGACGCAGGAACCGGTGGCGGCACGCGGCGATTTCCGCGTTGTGCCGCACTATACGCTCGAGAACTGCCCAACCCCGGACATTATTCTTGTCCCCGGCGGCAACACGGCTGTCGTCCGCGAAAGCGCGCGCGTTCTGGACTGGCTGCGGGCGCACGCCGGGATCGAACAGATCCTGTCCGTCTGCACTGGCGCAATGATCCTCGGAAAGGCCGGGCTGCTCGACGGACTGTCGGCGACGACGTACCATACCGCGTTCGAGCGGCTCGCCGAGATCGTGCCGAGTGTCACACTCAGGCGCGGCGAGCGCTGGGTCGACAACGGACAGGTCGTGACGTCTGCGGGTGTCTCGGCCGGCATCGACATGGCGCTGTATGTCGTCGAGAAGCTGTGCGGCAAGCCCACGGCTGAGCGTACGGCACGCAGCATGGAATACGATTACTACCCGCGCTAA
- a CDS encoding pyridoxal phosphate-dependent aminotransferase — MTEQDNPVYAQDAQYRIPVNDYPAHQTPIPPSRMFELKKALDLYKARNGADAPVYDASQGDGGASLPGVPADILMRAAELQVKHGTGYDQPFGTKQFRDVAANSYWKLQANSGWTPENIVFVQGGRDGLNKAYQAMVSLGHGRVGDLLMVSRVPWITYSWGPYGLGLNVLYAPGHEDESWKYTVDGIRSAVDFAGRDGRKIAGMVITSPDNPTGRTTPVEEQIELAHAALDAGVAYVLFDWMYHWVTDGGPTDINTVLQAFEPEKRERVMILDGLTKSLGASNIRSCQLVAGSKVVKHIVSTASHGVVPSYYAQAVAIAAYEGDFAKSAASIIEPTKQSRKVLRAALEKAGVRFVMGDGYYAFIDLSRYIADGKRPDGTSFTDSADLGAYLGETFGITVVPGVYFSDAGKNWARFSYALPPEKTQKAIDRFFEGLNSLV, encoded by the coding sequence GTATAAGGCGCGCAACGGCGCCGATGCCCCGGTCTACGATGCGTCGCAGGGGGACGGCGGCGCCAGCCTGCCCGGTGTGCCGGCCGACATCCTGATGCGTGCCGCCGAGCTGCAGGTCAAGCACGGCACCGGTTACGATCAGCCGTTCGGCACCAAGCAGTTCCGCGACGTGGCCGCCAACAGCTACTGGAAGCTGCAGGCCAACAGCGGCTGGACGCCGGAGAATATCGTGTTCGTGCAGGGCGGGCGCGATGGGCTGAACAAGGCCTATCAGGCGATGGTCTCGCTCGGTCACGGGCGGGTCGGCGATTTGTTGATGGTCAGCCGTGTACCGTGGATTACGTACTCTTGGGGGCCGTACGGACTGGGCCTGAACGTGCTGTATGCCCCCGGCCACGAGGACGAGAGTTGGAAGTACACCGTCGACGGTATTCGTTCGGCGGTCGATTTCGCCGGGCGCGACGGGCGCAAGATCGCCGGCATGGTCATCACCTCGCCGGACAACCCGACCGGGCGCACCACGCCCGTCGAGGAGCAGATCGAATTGGCGCATGCCGCGCTGGATGCGGGTGTCGCCTACGTGCTGTTCGACTGGATGTATCACTGGGTCACCGACGGCGGCCCGACCGACATCAACACCGTGCTGCAGGCGTTCGAGCCGGAGAAGCGCGAACGGGTGATGATCCTCGACGGCCTGACCAAGAGCCTCGGCGCGTCGAACATCCGCAGCTGCCAGCTCGTCGCCGGGTCGAAGGTCGTCAAGCACATCGTCAGCACAGCCTCGCACGGCGTCGTCCCGAGCTACTACGCGCAAGCCGTGGCGATCGCCGCCTACGAGGGCGACTTCGCCAAGTCCGCGGCCAGCATCATCGAGCCGACCAAGCAGAGCCGCAAGGTGCTGCGCGCCGCGCTCGAGAAAGCCGGTGTGCGCTTCGTGATGGGCGACGGCTATTACGCCTTCATCGACCTGTCGCGTTACATCGCCGACGGCAAGCGGCCCGACGGCACCAGTTTCACTGACAGCGCCGACCTCGGCGCGTATCTCGGTGAGACGTTCGGTATCACGGTTGTCCCGGGCGTGTACTTCAGCGATGCCGGCAAGAACTGGGCGCGCTTCAGCTATGCCCTGCCGCCGGAAAAGACGCAGAAGGCGATCGACCGCTTCTTCGAGGGTCTCAACAGTTTGGTCTAG